Proteins encoded together in one Impatiens glandulifera chromosome 1, dImpGla2.1, whole genome shotgun sequence window:
- the LOC124939241 gene encoding 60S ribosomal protein L6-like, with protein sequence MMSAAIADSGCVSRMHLANAVASRSTSFCNYASAQKATKEGKNPVDILGVNIDKFDDKYFAKKTVKRKKKENNVFLQEMKDDQKTMDAVFLQSIEGVSDLKAYLGARFSLKAGMKPHELVF encoded by the exons ATGATGTCTGCTGCTATTG CGGATTCTGGGTGCGTCTCGCGGATGCATCTCGCAAATGCGGTTGCATCTCGCAG CACCTCATTCTGCAACTATGCATCTGCACAGAAAGCTACCAAAGAAGGCAAAAATCCA GTGGACATACTTGGTGTGAATATTGATAAGTTTGATGATAAGTACTTTGCAAAGAAAACTGTGAAGAGGAAGAAAAAG GAGAATAATGTCTTCCTACAGGAAATGAAGGATGATCAGAAAACTATGGATGCAGTTTTTCTACAATCTATCGAAGGTGTTTCAGATTTGAAGGCTTATCTTGGTGCCAGATTCTCGCTTAAGGCTGGCATGAAACCTCATGAGCTCGTATTTTAG
- the LOC124939252 gene encoding photosystem I chlorophyll a/b-binding protein 6, chloroplastic-like — MDGLISRSDPELLKWFAQAKLIHSRWAMLAVSGILIPEWLESLGFIEKFSWYDAGAQEYFADSTTLFVVQLGLMGWVEGRSWADIIKPGCVDIEPSFPHKKKPEIDVGYPGGLWFDPLMWGRGSPEPVMVLRTKEIKNGRLAMLVFIGFVFQAIYTRQGPLENLSAHIVDPGHYNVFSVLQLSCFDHILNFPD; from the coding sequence ATGGATGGTTTGATCTCAAGATCTGATCCGGAACTGCTGAAATGGTTTGCACAAGCTAAGCTAATACACAGCAGATGGGCAATGCTTGCTGTGTCTGGAATTCTGATTCCAGAATGGCTAGAAAGTCTAGGGTTTATTGAGAAGTTCTCTTGGTACGATGCAGGAGCACAAGAATACTTCGCAGATTCCACAACTCTGTTTGTGGTGCAATTGGGGCTAATGGGTTGGGTTGAAGGACGGAGTTGGGCAGACATAATAAAACCAGGGTGCGTGGATATAGAACCGAGTTTTCCACATAAGAAGAAGCCAGAGATCGATGTTGGCTATCCAGGCGGGCTTTGGTTCGACCCTTTGATGTGGGGTAGAGGATCACCGGAGCCAGTGATGGTTCTTAGGACTAAAGAGATCAAGAATGGTCGGCTTGCCATGCTTGTATTCATTGGGTTTGTTTTTCAGGCAATTTATACAAGACAAGGCCCTTTAGAGAACCTTTCAGCTCATATTGTTGATCCAGGACACTATAATGTCTTCTCGGTACTGCAACTTTCATGCTTCGATCATATTCTTAATTTTCCAGATTGA